In the Klebsiella aerogenes KCTC 2190 genome, one interval contains:
- the tyrP gene encoding tyrosine transporter TyrP, with product MKNRTLGSILIVAGTTIGAGMLAMPLASAGVGFGVTLVLLISLWALMCYTALLLLEVYQHVPADMGLGSLAARYLGRYGQWITGFCMLFLMYALTAAYISGAGELLASSLNQWLNWSLPPSAGVLLFTGIGGAVVCIGTSLVDLFNRFLFSAKIIFLAVMLVLLLPHIHQINLLTLPLQQGLALSAIPVIFTSFGFHGSIPSIVSYLNGDIRKLRRVFIIGSFIPLVAYIFWQLATLGSIDSPAFTAVLAQNSGLNGLLAAIRDVVASPHVEVAVHLFADFALATSFLGVALGLFDYLADLFQRKNTPAGRIQSGVITFLPPLAFALFYPRGFVMALGYAGVALAVLALMLPSLLVMKSRKLHPQATWRVPGSSIALWLVLGCGVAIVAIQFCIVAGLLPAVG from the coding sequence GTGAAGAACCGCACTCTGGGTAGTATTTTAATCGTTGCCGGCACCACCATTGGCGCCGGTATGTTGGCGATGCCGCTCGCTTCGGCGGGAGTCGGTTTTGGCGTCACCCTGGTATTACTGATCTCGCTGTGGGCGCTGATGTGCTATACCGCCCTGCTTCTGCTGGAAGTTTATCAACATGTCCCTGCGGATATGGGATTAGGCTCACTGGCGGCGCGCTATCTCGGCCGCTACGGCCAATGGATTACCGGTTTCTGTATGCTATTTCTGATGTATGCGCTTACGGCGGCCTACATCAGCGGTGCTGGGGAGCTGCTTGCCTCCAGCCTTAATCAGTGGCTGAACTGGAGCCTGCCGCCTTCTGCCGGCGTATTGCTCTTTACCGGCATTGGCGGCGCGGTGGTGTGCATAGGGACTTCTCTGGTCGATCTGTTTAACCGCTTTTTATTCAGCGCCAAAATTATCTTCCTCGCGGTGATGCTGGTGCTGCTGCTGCCGCATATTCACCAGATAAATCTCCTGACTCTGCCGCTACAGCAGGGCCTGGCGCTGTCCGCTATTCCGGTGATTTTCACCTCGTTTGGTTTTCACGGTAGTATTCCCAGCATCGTTAGCTATCTGAATGGCGATATTCGTAAGCTGCGCCGCGTCTTTATCATCGGTAGCTTTATTCCGCTGGTCGCCTATATTTTCTGGCAACTCGCCACGCTTGGCAGCATCGACTCTCCGGCCTTTACCGCCGTGCTAGCGCAGAATTCCGGCCTGAACGGCCTGCTGGCAGCAATCCGCGACGTTGTCGCCTCGCCGCATGTAGAGGTGGCGGTACATCTGTTCGCCGACTTCGCTCTGGCGACGTCTTTTCTCGGCGTCGCATTAGGTTTGTTTGATTACCTGGCAGATTTGTTTCAGCGTAAAAACACCCCTGCCGGACGTATACAGAGCGGCGTCATCACTTTCCTGCCGCCGCTGGCCTTCGCCCTGTTTTATCCGCGAGGTTTCGTGATGGCGCTGGGCTACGCTGGCGTGGCGCTCGCCGTACTGGCGCTGATGTTGCCATCATTATTAGTAATGAAAAGCCGAAAACTGCACCCACAGGCAACCTGGCGTGTTCCGGGCAGCTCGATTGCGCTCTGGCTGGTATTGGGCTGTGGAGTGGCGATAGTGGCCATTCAATTCTGCATTGTGGCGGGATTATTACCCGCTGTGGGATAA
- a CDS encoding YecA family protein codes for MSLLMKTGPLNESELEWLDEILSKYATEGAILDVSELDGLLTAILSGPSEIEPAQWLLAIWGGADNVPRWANDRERDRFVNLTLQHMSDIAERLADYPEQFDPLFGTREFEGQELTIVEEWCFGYMRGVALCDWSTLPAELQPQLDAIALHGTEERFEALDTLTADEFVESVDSIKPAALALYNYWMENAQPTAVQQPVRNETKVGRNDPCPCGSGKKYKQCCLAK; via the coding sequence ATGAGCCTGTTAATGAAAACCGGACCCCTGAACGAAAGCGAACTTGAATGGCTGGACGAGATCCTGTCGAAATATGCCACTGAGGGCGCCATCCTTGATGTCTCCGAACTTGATGGTCTGCTGACGGCTATCCTATCCGGGCCGAGCGAAATCGAACCAGCGCAGTGGCTGCTTGCTATCTGGGGCGGGGCGGATAATGTACCGCGCTGGGCTAACGATCGCGAGCGCGACCGTTTCGTTAACCTGACGCTGCAGCATATGAGCGACATCGCCGAACGCCTGGCTGACTATCCGGAGCAGTTTGATCCGCTGTTTGGCACTCGCGAGTTTGAAGGCCAGGAACTGACCATTGTTGAAGAGTGGTGCTTCGGCTATATGCGTGGCGTTGCCCTCTGCGACTGGTCGACGTTACCTGCGGAACTGCAGCCACAGCTTGATGCCATTGCGTTACACGGAACTGAAGAACGTTTCGAAGCGCTCGATACGCTGACCGCGGATGAATTTGTCGAAAGCGTTGATAGCATAAAGCCCGCCGCGCTGGCTTTATATAATTACTGGATGGAGAACGCTCAGCCGACGGCCGTGCAGCAACCGGTAAGAAATGAGACCAAGGTGGGGCGTAATGATCCTTGCCCCTGCGGCAGCGGCAAAAAGTATAAGCAGTGTTGCTTAGCTAAATAA
- a CDS encoding DUF805 domain-containing protein, which produces MRDLMATLLESYGNCFRKYATFRGRSARQEYVVFTIANFILSAILGLIPVVGGIFGLIIIIPGIAVAVRRLHDLNKSGWWLLAPYGIMLIGLIGIAATVEEGRAAVWVWVIALGGLAALVMSIWMIFTRGTVGSNRFGDEQNDDNSGGNTMGKSSAADDVRERLAQAKKMLDDGVISASEYEVMRANIIKDM; this is translated from the coding sequence ATGAGGGATCTTATGGCCACGTTGCTTGAAAGCTACGGGAACTGTTTTCGAAAATATGCCACTTTCCGCGGCCGATCCGCGCGCCAGGAATATGTGGTTTTTACCATTGCTAACTTTATATTGTCCGCGATCCTGGGATTGATCCCCGTCGTTGGCGGTATCTTCGGGTTAATTATTATCATTCCGGGGATCGCGGTTGCGGTGCGTCGTTTGCACGATCTCAACAAATCCGGCTGGTGGTTGCTGGCGCCCTACGGCATTATGCTGATCGGTCTGATTGGTATTGCCGCTACCGTCGAAGAGGGTAGAGCCGCAGTATGGGTATGGGTGATCGCGCTGGGCGGCCTGGCCGCGTTGGTAATGTCGATTTGGATGATTTTTACCCGTGGTACCGTAGGCAGCAACCGCTTTGGTGATGAACAGAACGATGACAACAGCGGCGGTAATACGATGGGCAAGAGTTCTGCCGCGGATGATGTCAGAGAGCGCCTGGCACAGGCTAAGAAAATGCTTGATGACGGCGTTATTAGCGCAAGTGAATACGAAGTGATGCGTGCTAATATCATTAAAGATATGTAG
- a CDS encoding dihydrodipicolinate synthase family protein, translating into MFTGLCAFPLTPLRNNEVDSRALIKIIDRLVSARVDSLGILGSTGSYAYLSREQRKMVVLAAKQHAQGVPMMVGIGAMATDMILRLAEDAQQAGADAVLLPVLNYQPLTDDEVFTLFQTVNRHVSVPICIYDNPRTTHRAFSDALVKRIASLSNIASIKIPGLPADQAGVRVATLRQRLPQRVSIGVSGDAFAAAGLNGGCNLWYSVCAGLFPQIAQNITAAALSGERQQASALSERLEPLWALFRQHGSLKVIAAAASILELAEVECLPRPLAPLSAEAINDVKSVMDKLDLR; encoded by the coding sequence ATGTTTACCGGATTGTGTGCTTTTCCGCTGACGCCACTGCGCAATAATGAGGTGGATAGCCGCGCGCTAATAAAAATCATCGATCGTCTGGTCTCGGCGCGAGTTGATTCGCTGGGCATTCTGGGCTCAACCGGCAGCTACGCCTATTTGAGCCGCGAGCAACGCAAAATGGTGGTCCTGGCGGCAAAACAACATGCGCAAGGGGTCCCGATGATGGTCGGGATAGGCGCGATGGCGACGGATATGATTCTACGTCTTGCTGAGGATGCTCAGCAGGCGGGTGCGGATGCTGTGCTGCTACCGGTGCTGAACTACCAGCCTCTGACGGATGATGAGGTGTTTACACTGTTCCAGACGGTTAACCGCCATGTGTCGGTACCTATTTGTATCTATGATAACCCGCGCACCACCCACAGAGCCTTTTCTGATGCGCTTGTTAAGCGTATTGCTTCGTTATCCAATATCGCATCAATCAAGATCCCCGGTTTGCCGGCCGACCAGGCTGGCGTCAGAGTGGCGACGCTTCGTCAGCGATTGCCGCAGCGAGTGAGTATTGGCGTCAGCGGCGACGCTTTTGCCGCGGCAGGGTTAAACGGCGGCTGTAATCTGTGGTATTCCGTTTGCGCCGGTCTGTTCCCGCAAATTGCCCAAAATATTACCGCAGCAGCGTTAAGTGGCGAGCGGCAGCAGGCATCGGCACTAAGCGAACGGCTGGAGCCATTATGGGCATTGTTCAGACAGCACGGTAGTCTCAAAGTGATTGCCGCTGCCGCCTCTATTCTTGAACTAGCCGAAGTAGAGTGTTTACCGCGACCGTTGGCCCCGCTCTCCGCGGAGGCCATTAACGATGTCAAATCGGTCATGGATAAGCTGGATCTACGCTGA